From the Senegalimassilia faecalis genome, one window contains:
- the murI gene encoding glutamate racemase produces MDTKETFDNAPIGVFDSGFGGLTVAREIAKALPDESIVYVGDSARCPYGPRSLSEVDGFVQQIASWLVGRGVKLIVIACNTATAAGLAHAQQTLPIPVIGVVEPGARAAAHATRNKRVGVVATKATVESDAYTKAIRHIDAGITVFSTATPRFVEIAEQGIRMAEGPIENYTSLASKVYIRPAFQEIAKDYLEPLRRCEIDTLVLGCTHFPLLKALIGGVVGHDVTLISSAKEAARDVSEILDRHHQRAQAGRLATYEFYTTGNDIEEFQSFGSRAFCKPIERVTHLDLPA; encoded by the coding sequence ATGGATACCAAGGAAACATTCGATAACGCGCCTATCGGCGTGTTCGACTCCGGCTTCGGCGGGCTGACGGTGGCGCGTGAGATCGCCAAGGCGCTGCCGGACGAGTCCATCGTGTACGTGGGCGATTCGGCCCGCTGCCCGTACGGCCCGCGCAGTCTCTCTGAGGTCGACGGCTTTGTGCAGCAGATCGCAAGCTGGCTGGTGGGCCGGGGCGTGAAGCTTATCGTCATCGCCTGCAACACGGCCACGGCGGCCGGCCTGGCGCACGCGCAGCAGACGCTGCCCATCCCGGTCATCGGCGTGGTGGAGCCCGGCGCCCGCGCCGCGGCCCATGCCACGCGCAACAAGCGCGTCGGCGTCGTCGCCACGAAGGCCACGGTGGAATCCGACGCCTACACGAAGGCCATTCGCCACATCGATGCCGGCATTACCGTGTTCTCCACGGCAACGCCGCGTTTCGTCGAGATCGCCGAGCAGGGCATCCGCATGGCGGAAGGTCCCATCGAGAATTACACGTCGCTTGCCTCGAAGGTCTACATCCGCCCGGCATTTCAGGAAATCGCGAAGGACTACCTTGAGCCGCTGCGCCGCTGCGAAATCGACACGCTTGTGCTCGGCTGCACGCACTTTCCGCTGCTGAAGGCCCTTATCGGTGGCGTGGTTGGCCACGATGTCACGCTCATCTCGTCGGCGAAGGAAGCTGCGCGTGACGTGTCCGAGATCCTTGACCGCCATCACCAGCGCGCGCAGGCAGGGCGCTTGGCAACGTACGAGTTTTACACCACCGGCAACGACATCGAGGAGTTCCAAAGCTTCGGCAGCCGCGCGTTCTGCAAACCCATCGAGCGCGTCACGCACCTCGATTTGCCTGCATAG
- a CDS encoding aminoacyl-tRNA deacylase: MSKEKEHKTNAVREMEAARADFTVRYFECPEALSGMEVAATLGQDPDCVFKTLVTQAKSGQHYVFMVPVACELDLKKAAQAAGEKAITMIKSRELLPLTGYIHGGCSPVGMKKLFPTFIDETAELYDRIMFSGGRIGCQIETPLPELQRVVPVKCADITVV, encoded by the coding sequence ATGTCGAAAGAAAAGGAGCATAAGACCAACGCCGTGCGCGAGATGGAGGCGGCGCGCGCTGATTTCACGGTTCGCTATTTCGAGTGCCCTGAGGCGCTGTCCGGCATGGAAGTGGCCGCCACGCTGGGGCAAGACCCCGATTGCGTGTTCAAAACGCTGGTGACGCAGGCGAAATCGGGGCAGCACTACGTGTTCATGGTTCCCGTTGCCTGCGAGCTTGACCTGAAGAAGGCCGCGCAAGCCGCCGGGGAAAAGGCCATCACAATGATCAAGTCGCGCGAACTGCTGCCGCTGACCGGCTACATCCACGGCGGGTGCAGCCCCGTGGGCATGAAGAAGCTGTTCCCCACGTTCATCGACGAGACGGCCGAGCTGTACGACCGCATCATGTTCTCCGGCGGGCGCATCGGATGCCAGATAGAGACCCCGCTGCCGGAGCTGCAGCGCGTAGTACCCGTGAAGTGCGCCGACATCACTGTGGTGTAG
- a CDS encoding L,D-transpeptidase family protein: MKNENEASHGRHVAAENIPPIFPDGKSGFVPQQPRAQRGAGAAQYSHLGASGVSMPPVGNGRPKKKVGRVLGITFGVVIALLAIAYCGVALFFGCHFMPNSVIGNLDTSLMSSAEAKSALTSKVKDYELSIKGDGFSLTVSAKDAGIAFDADEVVEDALSQTNEWLWPVELTRAHDATASMVSSYNDAGLEQVVTQAVDAFNATAKQPVDAAVSFDAKLGKFAVSKESVGTAIDSAKVIAAADAALVDLTPKVTLTNSDLLQPTVLSSDPRLQQAADKANTMIGADITLTMAKSVAAEVNATLISQWIVLDENLDATLDRDAMTSWIDELGNQCDTVGSTRTYTRVDGKVCTVSGGTYGWEIDHDGLMDLVTDGVDNGLVETVEVPYVRSCEVYNGVGGRDWGNRYIDVDLTEQHAYMYDDSGKVVWESGVVTGIPDEKKSTPEGVYVINLKKTDETLHTLQDDGVTYKDTVVKYWMPFVGNTVGLHDAWWQPDSAFEDPEAYANGYGSHGCVNLPSDKAAELYDLVQLADVVVVHR; encoded by the coding sequence ATGAAGAACGAAAACGAAGCATCCCACGGCCGCCACGTGGCCGCTGAAAACATCCCTCCCATTTTCCCTGATGGCAAGTCTGGTTTCGTGCCGCAGCAGCCGCGTGCTCAGCGTGGTGCCGGCGCGGCTCAGTATAGCCATCTCGGCGCCTCGGGCGTCTCTATGCCGCCTGTCGGCAACGGTCGTCCCAAGAAGAAGGTGGGGCGCGTGCTTGGCATCACGTTCGGCGTTGTCATAGCGCTGCTTGCCATCGCGTATTGCGGCGTCGCGCTGTTTTTCGGCTGCCATTTCATGCCGAACAGCGTTATCGGTAACCTTGATACCTCGCTCATGTCTTCCGCCGAGGCGAAAAGCGCGCTTACCAGCAAGGTGAAAGACTACGAGCTTAGCATCAAGGGCGACGGTTTCTCGCTGACGGTGTCCGCGAAGGATGCTGGCATCGCGTTCGATGCCGACGAGGTTGTCGAAGACGCGCTGTCGCAAACGAACGAATGGCTGTGGCCTGTTGAACTCACGCGCGCGCACGATGCCACGGCGTCAATGGTCAGCAGCTATAACGATGCCGGCTTAGAGCAAGTGGTCACCCAGGCGGTCGACGCCTTTAACGCAACGGCGAAACAGCCGGTCGACGCTGCAGTTTCCTTCGATGCGAAGCTCGGCAAATTCGCGGTGTCGAAAGAGTCGGTTGGCACGGCTATCGACTCCGCTAAGGTCATCGCTGCGGCCGACGCCGCGCTTGTCGATCTTACGCCGAAGGTTACGCTTACGAATAGCGACTTGCTGCAGCCTACGGTGCTGTCAAGCGACCCGCGCCTGCAGCAGGCGGCCGACAAGGCGAACACCATGATCGGCGCCGACATCACGCTGACCATGGCGAAATCGGTGGCGGCCGAAGTGAACGCAACGCTTATCTCGCAGTGGATCGTGCTCGACGAGAACCTTGACGCCACGCTTGACCGCGATGCCATGACGTCGTGGATCGATGAGCTGGGTAATCAGTGCGACACGGTGGGCTCGACGCGCACGTACACGCGCGTTGACGGGAAGGTTTGCACGGTGTCGGGCGGCACGTACGGTTGGGAAATCGACCACGATGGCTTGATGGACCTGGTCACCGACGGGGTAGACAACGGCTTGGTGGAAACGGTCGAGGTGCCCTATGTGCGCAGCTGCGAAGTATACAACGGCGTAGGCGGGCGCGACTGGGGCAACCGTTACATTGATGTCGACCTTACCGAACAGCACGCCTATATGTATGACGATTCCGGCAAAGTGGTGTGGGAAAGCGGCGTGGTCACCGGCATTCCCGATGAGAAGAAGTCCACGCCCGAAGGTGTGTACGTCATCAACCTGAAGAAAACCGACGAAACGCTGCACACGCTGCAAGACGATGGCGTTACGTACAAGGATACGGTCGTGAAGTATTGGATGCCGTTCGTGGGCAACACCGTTGGTCTGCACGATGCATGGTGGCAGCCCGATTCGGCGTTCGAAGATCCCGAGGCCTACGCCAACGGGTATGGCAGCCACGGGTGCGTGAATCTGCCAAGCGACAAGGCTGCCGAGCTGTACGACCTTGTGCAGCTCGCGGATGTGGTGGTTGTGCACCGATAG